CGCAGTCGTGAGCAATATGCTGCCCGACTCCCCGGTTGCCGATACCGAACGCGGGTATCGCGCCTAGGCCGCAGCAATGGTATACTAGCCCCAATACGTTTCAAATACGGCCGCGAAGAACGGGTACCACCAAGACACCAAGGCACCAAGGGCTTCAGGATGCTAGAACATCTTGGTGTCTTCGTGCCTTGGTGGTTATCTGAAAGGTATTGATACTAGCCCTATGGTACTCTACGGCGTAGCCCACCGGGTTGGCGACAATATTGGCACCACCGCGATCATCGCGCCCGAGCAGCGTGGTGCGGGCGACCCAGCGCTGCTGGCGGCATACTGCCTGGCCACAGTCGATCCACAGATCGCCGAGGCAGCGCGCGAGGGTGATGTGCTTCTAGCCGGCGCGCACTTCGGGTACGGCGACGCGGCCGACAGCGCAGTGCTGGCGCTCCAGGCGGCCGGGTTTGCGGCGGTGGTTGCCGCCAGCGCCGACGCAGGTTTCGCTGCGGCTGCGGCGGCATATGGCCTACCCGTGCTGATCTGCCCGGCCGCTACCGGCGTTGCAGCCGGCAGTGTCGTGCGGCTCGACCTGGCCGGCGGTACGATTACCGACCGGGCGACGGGCGCGGTCTTTCGTACTGCTGCCTGCCCGCGCGAGCTGATCGAAGCGGTGCGACGCACCCAACTGCTCGCC
The sequence above is drawn from the Candidatus Kouleothrix ribensis genome and encodes:
- the leuD gene encoding 3-isopropylmalate dehydratase small subunit (catalyzes the isomerization between 2-isopropylmalate and 3-isopropylmalate in leucine biosynthesis), with protein sequence MVLYGVAHRVGDNIGTTAIIAPEQRGAGDPALLAAYCLATVDPQIAEAAREGDVLLAGAHFGYGDAADSAVLALQAAGFAAVVAASADAGFAAAAAAYGLPVLICPAATGVAAGSVVRLDLAGGTITDRATGAVFRTAACPRELIEAVRRTQLLARMRRVVEAEGFDG